In a single window of the Debaryomyces hansenii CBS767 chromosome A complete sequence genome:
- a CDS encoding DEHA2A14674p (some similarities with uniprot|Q12235 Saccharomyces cerevisiae YLL055W) has translation MVSPIPIGFISYGVLYTGAEIGDWRVLSIIIGGGLTLILAVIAFFSYLDNPINASFLTMEEKVWVIRKVQNTSHQSIEQKQFKKVHSIEAFKDPISWLIVGFFFLQQLANNLPYQQTILYEEMGGLSLQQFLFH, from the coding sequence ATGGTATCACCTATCCCAATTGGGTTCATTAGTTACGGTGTCTTGTACACTGGTGCTGAAATAGGTGACTGGAGAGTCTTgagtattattattggtgGTGGACTAACCTTAATCTTAGCCGTAATTGCTTTCTTTTCATACCTAGATAATCCAATTAATGCATCTTTCTTGACCATGGAAGAGAAAGTCTGGGTCATTAGAAAAGTTCAAAATACTTCCCACCAATCTATTGAACAAAAACAGTTCAAAAAAGTCCATTCAATTGAAGCTTTCAAAGATCCAATTTCATGGTTAATAGTTGGGTTCTTTTTTTTACAGCAGTTAGCTAATAACTTACCTTACCAACAAACTATCCTTTATGAAGAAATGGGTGGATTAAGTTTGCAGCAGTTTCTCTTCCATTGA
- a CDS encoding DEHA2A14652p (no similarity), protein MEVIESVVRDTEELTNRYVLAVYLRGSRIRGLNDDESDYDITVLTNPTKRELLTNVMFSEKLRLPQYNVEGNITTSAHFYKLLLRISCSIGDNSRIPLIYRQKLPDLSCLII, encoded by the coding sequence ATGGAAGTAATAGAGCTGGTAGTTAGAGACACAGAGGAGTTAACTAACCGCTATGTTTTAGCGGTCTACTTAAGGGGATCACGAATACGTGGtttgaatgatgatgaatcaGATTATGATATAACAGTTTTAACCAATCCAACGAAGAGAGAACTTTTAACGAATGTGATGTTTAGTGAAAAGCTAAGATTACCTCAGTACAATGTTGAAGGTAACATAACGACATCCGCacatttttataaattgtTACTAAGGATCTCCTGTAGCATTGGAGACAATTCACGCATACCCCTTATATATCGACAAAAGCTTCCAGATCTTAGCTGCCTTATTATATGA